Part of the Vigna angularis cultivar LongXiaoDou No.4 chromosome 1, ASM1680809v1, whole genome shotgun sequence genome, ctagattccgttctgacttcacatagtcaatgaAAACAATTtcactctttagcagctgcttcaccaaattgtgtctcaattggatatgtctattctttccattgtaattcttgtttttagctatagttattgtcgattggcaatcacagtgtattaACACTGatgggttggtttcattcctagtggaatgtttgctaagaagttttcaACCACTCAGTCTTACTATCAGCCAATAAATAATCattagtggattttgtctcatctgaatctgagatccagttagcatcactgTACCCTTCTAGTATAGTGGGaatttcactatattcaatgacataatccattgaacctcttaagtatttCATAATCCtggaaagtgcatcccaatgttcttgatttggacattgagtgtacctactcagtctacctactgcataagcaatatcaggtctagaaaatTTCATCAAGTACAGTAAACTCCCAATTATCTGGGTATACTAaggctgagataatgattctcctctatttttcattaatttagaattagcatcataaggggtactcactggTTTTAGGACATAAAACCCAAACTttttaagaagtttctcaacgTATTATTCTTGGGATAGTGTAATATATTATCTCTCatctttatgattttaatacCAAAAATCACATTGGTTTGACTCATCActcatgtctttcatttcaaaatttgatcctaaaaataatttagttctaACGACAATATCATTACAtgcatttatataaaaaacatgtaatgaCATATTCtctactttatatatatatatatatatatatatatatatatatatataatcactaACTAATTATCTCATCGTAAAattgcaaaatatttttatcatataccAAACTACTTGAGTAATGACAATATAAAGCATTAACTTTTTCCCAAGCCTATAGCTCAAAACAACCCCTTTTTCTCACTACTAATTTTAAACGAATTCTTCCACCATTcttaatttaatatgaaatagTAAACCTTGCAACAGTTTTCCAATGTTCACGGTTATCTAATAGTGAAAGGATTCCTAATACAAATATCTATCATGCCATAATTCATATCTCATTTTTCTCAAATTGTAACTGTAACGTCCCTAGATCCCTCTTATTCCGATGTATGTTCGATTTGTCCATGTGCTCCTTCCACTGGAAGCCTACCAGGAgtcgctccttgtctgtgcccctaCACCATGCCTCTTGCTTGCACCAGCGATCACTCCCTGCCCTCGTCAATGCCCGgatgtcacatgcccaccagcttccgaatggttcgtcctcgaaccacaccgtactgggattGCACCAacgatcactccccgccctcgtcagtgcccaggtgtcacatgcccaccagcttctgaatggttcgtcctcgaaccacaccgtactgggagaggctaggctctgataccatctatAACGTCCCGACAACTCACAAGGACcgtcgactgcccccacagatcaccaccaggctttccagcttaaccatggagttcttatgagttaggataccgaaaaacaaatgcatttggtgatatgagtgccaaatcaatccctttaaactatccttcaactgtatagtctcatacctatacagtctctagatccctctcattccggtgtatgttcgattcgtccatgtgcCCCTTCCACTGGAAGTCTGCCAGGAgtcgctccttgtctgtgccccctgcatcatgcctcttgcaccggcgatcactccccgcccttGTCAGTTTTCGGGTGTCACAGTAACAGCATAATGCATTTGAACCCAAAGAAAATTTATACCACAtcaattcataatataatattataaattaccaTGGTTATGAACATTTTCAACTATCATCTTTCTCTTCTATACATATCATTCAATTTGACAATTCACTACAGGTCATTCAATTCTACCAATCATATTCACCTTATTTCACATAATccaaattaacattaaaatacaTTGAATATCTTAGCTTCAAAATGTACCTCACGTCAAAATTCTTTTCTAAATggattttcataaattaaaaatacatatgtttatttataatgcacaaaaagcatataaaataatCACCAACGCATCCCTGTAcatttcaacaatttttaaagCCCAACAAAACTTTCTAATTAAGAATTAACATCACACATGAATTGGTTTTTCCAATCCGCTAATCCAAAGAAAACAGTTGTTATAAATTCCAGTAGCTTAACTCCataataaacaatttatattacaaaatcaTTTCCATAAAAACAACATCCAGACTCAAATATAGCAGCTTCCAATATGCATCTAAATTTCAGTACCCACACgttattaaacatttttctacTCAGGAAGTTTCCAGAGTTTAAACACTATAATGGTTATTATAACCACCAAAACATATACATCATATCAACTCATTAGCCTaaaattcaaaatgtttaaaaacCCAAAGGGGATTCACTTTCACAACCCGAAACCACAATGCATCAGAAACTTTAACTtaaccaaaacaacaatttcTTATTAACCAAAATTTCCATAACTCTCCATCACACAACTGACGTAATATATCATGTGTAGAAACGTAGAACTGACCGAAAAGTCTAATTAATAGCTTCCAAAGACAAATATTTACTGATTCTAAATGATCTCAGCAACTATAACAATTCATGAACAAAAACAGAATATTTAACAAACCATTTGCACAGCATAACATCATTCACCATGCATCCACACCAAAACCACAATTACAAAGTTAGATTCACGTACCTTTTTTACTTTTGACAGAGATTGAAAATCAAAGGACTAAGTTTTCACTCGCTTGTGTCTATGTGCTACGattaagtccttaagattgttgtataaATGCTGACATAATCACGAACAATATTTCCTTAGGCGTGTAGATTTACTGTCCTTAaagacttatccgcggtgtattgcgcaagtctcCCAAGATACAACATGAACTTCTCAGGAACTTCTCAGGATATCtatgaggatctcagaactagcaaaaatttctaaaaatgaaACGAGAAAGAATGAAATTAATAGAAGAGAGAATTAAAGAAGTGTTTATGATAATATGTTTTGGAGTGAAAGAaatgctctatttatagagttggTGAACCAAGCCCATGATGCAAAGAATTCAAAATATCTGCCAAAATATCTTctagaaaaaatgaaattttaataaattaaaatgttgcAACATAAATCTAAATGTTTGCAGTGTGCATTTTGGAAAATATCTCCAAAGTAAACGTTGGAAGCAAAATAGGCTTGCGGTCAAGCTCAGAAAAACCATCCGCAACTTTAGGAAATAATTTttgcaatattatattaaaaaataataacactcTCTGCTagacaaaataacaaaaattgaaatattggCTTTTGTGTGGTTGAAGGTCGCGTGTTGTTCATCAAAATGTTGAGAAAAAGTAAGAGACTAAGCTTCAGTCCTTATGTCAGTGAGAAACCAACCATGTTTCTCAAACATAGCGTATTAGGAAACAGGAAGAGGGTCATTGGAAGTTGGAGTTTCTCAAGAATGTCGAAAGACTCTTTATTGTCACCTGTGAGATTCCTACTACGACTTGGAGAAAAGGTAGCAAATTCCATTAGAGTTGTTTCTTTGAGAAGGAGATCCTCCAGAAAGGTTTCTTCATCCACTTTGGTAAGGTCGCGTTCACTATCCGACCCTAACGACTCATCATATCGTGCTAAGGCTGTAGAAGATTGCATTCAGTTTTTACATTCTTCCTCTTCTAGGGAGAGACCAAGTTGAGTCTCTCCATTCAAATCACGGTTTGGAAAGTCTTCTTAAGGCCGCTGTTGCATGCAAGAGATGTATCGTGTATGTATATTAAAAGGGATATGCTTTCTTGATTTCACGTGTCATGTTCATTGGTTCAAAATTAGAGGTCAATCCTTTTCATGTCTCATTAGCAGCGCAGTTTGAGCAAAGACATTTGCATAAAacatcggttcaaatcaaagttTGAATTGCGGACTGTACAAGTCTTTTCTATTTACTGGAATACATTAACGTTTTTATcagttttcatttatttcttcACCATTataatgaaaacattttcttaacCATGATATTGGATATTTCCCTTAGAATAGTTTATTACCGAATCTGAATATTGCAGTGGTCTGTTCTTTTTTGTCCTTACTCAAATAAATGATTGGTTCTTCCCAAAATTGAACGAGCTTCTCGATTTTAACTTGGTCTTGCTCCGaacattaaaattagaattatgcATCAATCAATTTCTTGCATTGtgtttttctatatttgataaaaatgatGGTTTTTATGgaaatagaaaaaggaaaatgatactcgaacaaccaaatttgacaacatttgaaCACGGCACACGTGTCAGGATTTGAGCGGTCCACGTTTTAAAGGGAAAAAGCTGCTGCATTCTGAGAAAACCTGCTTCAACTGTGACGTGGCGAGGGACGGGCACGGGCAGTTTAGGGTGtgcgtttcaaatttgaaatgatattCGAACTTCGTAGACAGAGAAGCGGCGCGAACATTGGGGACCTAGACAGAGagacgagagagttggagaaagggttcACGAGCGAGAGAGAGAGACTGAGTCCTTGCCGGAGTGTCGCTGTTGACTGTTGAAGGCCGTGTCGGAGAGATCGAACGCCTCTAGGCGGGTCCGTTTGACGGCGCCGCAGCTCCGACGTGGAGCGCTCGACGCGAACACGGCATCGTGTTTCCTCCGTTCCGGCCCAACGACCTAGGGAGGCGTTGAAGGTGTCGCTTCGTCCCAGGTGGTTCCGTCCCTgtcccggagtgccgccggaggTTCGTCGGAGTCTCGCCGGAGTGTGGGCTGTGAGGTGGaccaaaaagaggggttttccgcACTGTGAGTTCCACCGACACCTTAGGCAACCATCTCTGTTTCAACCGCCACACGTCGTCTTCACTGAAGGTTggtttgttttttcatttttcagtgGAATGAATGTTGAATACATGGATGATGTTGTTTTTGGATTGGATTTGGTGTTGTTCTGTTACTCATTTTTATACAAGTTTTGTGGGTAATCTTACATTGTTGCTGTAATTCTGTTGGATTGGTAGTCATGGATTGCAATAGCGAAGAAGGTTACAAGAATGTaagtatatttaataatacGAAAAGTTTAACCTTTCTTTCAAAACAAGGTATGCTAgtttaattgtttgaaaatgaattgtagtTGCGGTTGCGGCCATGGAGTGACACAAAACCGATAGTGGACCTTAATTCCATACTACGCGACAGTCATAGGACGCGTATCGAAATGACTCTGTTCAAGTGGTGTGTTTATATGAACAGTCCAATTGACTTATGCACTCCTTTGTTGAAGGAAATGGTTAGACGTTGGGTTAGCCGCAAcgaatattttgttttgaagcAAACAATGGTACCATTTACAGTTGGCGATGTTTGCATGGGTTTAGGGTTGGGTGTTGGTGGTTTAGATGTAAATTTTGATGATAACTTTGATGCTGTTGTTTGTCATCAATTTTCGTCAAAGTCATTCGCTGTAAAAGATGTCATGCATAGGATAAAGTTGTTAATACAAAATAATCAGACAGATGTTGATTGTGTTTGTcgtttgtatattttagtttgttttattgttttctacTTTCCTAGACATTCAAAGGCAGTTAGTAACATGCATTTTACAGTATTAGATAACATTGATAATTTGTACGAATATAATTGGGCAAAAGCTGTGCACACATTTGTGGTAAATAGTTTAGGAAATGCGTCAAGGAAGATAAGGCAAGGTGACATAAGGGACCTAGGTCTTAGTGGGAATGTTGCAGTGTTGCAagtaagaaattgaaaatttgattaCGTTTGATGTGGccataatttgtttattatatgattaatgttttggttaatatttgttttttagctATGGGCGGTTGAACGTTTGGGTTTAGCGGACGGTGCACATGACATTGTCTTCCCGCGAATAATGAATTGGCGTTCGCTTAAGTTAAGGTCTAACAAAATAGAGGAATTGTTTAAACGGAAAGAGGTAAGTTATGTGTTATTTTAATTGACATTTTTATGATATGTAGTACATGAATTgtgtatttttgttattaaatgatTACTTACATAAGGATGTTTATAGATATGTTGGGAGTGGTTTTTGCGGGACGAGGACCATCAAAACTCAATCATTTGTGCGGCCCTTCATTTGGAAGAAGGGTCAATAGCGGAAGATGATGGAGATGAGTTAGGGTTATGTTGGGAACAAGTGGTCATGAAGAAAATTGAAGACAACCAAAGAAAAATGGTTGCAATGGATAAAGATTTAAGAAGTTTGGCTACATTGGTAGGTGTTGGGAAGGAAGATTATGAGAAAGGGAATGATGGTAAAGAAGAGGATGGTGATGTTCATGGTCATGGTGGGGCATATGGGGAAGGGCAATGTTTTCAAACATTCACGTATACTGATGTGGGTGGTTGTTCCGAAGGACTGAAGGATGACGTTGAGGACGTTATGGATATTGGACCTGTTGTAAGCACTGTGCCAGTACATGATGACACTGAGGATGATAATTTATTGAATGTAAATCGAACACAGTTGTACAACATGGTTATTCTGTTTAAACTTCCTTGGAGGTAATGAATTTGACAATTTGACAATTATTAAATTCGATTTATTAATACTGTGATGATGAAACATGTTGACTTAtgtcatatttttgtttcaaggGTTGTTTCTGAAATTTGCGGTCAAACATTTGGAACCCAAGAGTGTTATTCTTTTGGACCTAGGATGCAGGTTGGCAACACGGTAATAATCAAATTTGGTGTGtgaatttatgatttattttttatgtcagTTGAATTGTATAGTATTAAGAAGTTGTTGGTTGTGTAGGGGATTTTGTTTGCCACATCAGTGTTCATGTTCTTTGAAAGAAGGAGTACTGGAGTAGTGAAAAGGATATGTTTTAAGTGAGAAATGAAAGCTAACCGTGTCAGTTCCTTGCAGACCCATGTTTTAAGTGAGtcaagaaagagaaagagtaatCGCAAAGTTTGGACATTGAATGACTTCTCTCACTACTTCTAGTCTAATATCATCGGATTTGATGACATTGTTAATGCCGAATTTGTTAGTGCAATTACATTTCATTTAAGTAATTTGGAGAGTATGTTTATGGTTATTCGTAGTTGATGGtgtgatattatttttgttgtagtTGTTTGTCCCAATTATCCATGACGGGCATTGGTGGTGCTACGCTGTGAAGATTCCATCATTGGAAATGTTTGCACTGGACTCTTTTGGGCACAAAAGAAAGGAACGACAAAAGATTGACAATGTCATTGTATGTATAGTAATTGATGTTTACTTTGTGATTCCAAATTTATAAGGGAAGTTTGTTGTTTCCAGGCACATAATCTTGCATTGCTTTTTGGACATTTGTTGAATTGTGCGAAAGACAACAGACCATCATTGGAGGTACAACACTTGCATACTCCAATCCAACCAAACAAGTATGTTTGTAATGTTCATTTTTgtaagtataatattttattgtataattcATATGTTAAATATCATACTGGCGTTGTTGGACTTGTTTTGACGTAGatttgattgtggagtaattgttttgaaaattatggaGTTGTGGGATGGCATTGacaaatatgaaagaaagaCAATGCCCAGTTACACAACTGTAAGCTGTCTATATTTCTATGTTGTGCATCTTTGATACAAATGTTGCATTGGATTAATGTTTTATGCATTATTGTGTTTGCAGGAAGAACTACAACAAGTTAGGGAGCATTATGTTTGTCAATGGATTTTGGATGTCGACAACGTGCGGAGGAATCAAGTGTTAGAACATTTAGGCATGTTGTAGAATATAGGGGATTAATGATGTTTGAACAGTTGTTGATACATTTGATATTTATGTATTGGTTGCACATCCAatctgaattttgaaaattttgagaaatataTTTGGTAGTTCAAATTAAGTTATTTGAAGTTATTTGACTTTCACGTGCAAAACGTTTTATCCAGGTAGGTACTGGTCCTGTGTGTCGAAAGAATTATACCAAAGTAACGACTTATTTTGACTTTGGTAACAGTTCTGGTCCTGCAGCTGGAGCGTTACCAATTGAGGTTGGTGTGGGAcgattttgttaataaattgaCAAATCATTGTATCGAAATCAATGACAAACACAACCAATGAGGGAGAGACATTAGGCACCCCTGAATGAGTGTGGTGAATGAAGTTCGCATTTGTGTGGGAAAAGTTCAACctaagtacccacttatttaaCCATTGGTAGCAGTTGCGGTCGTGCAGCTGGAGCATTACCAATTGACCTTGGAGTGGAACGAATTTGTTAGTTAATACATTCccaaataattgtttaaaaattaatgacaaaTACAACACATGACCTAGACGACATTAGACATCCCTAAATGACTGTGGTGTATGAAGTTCGCCTTTGTGTgcaaaaagttatatataagtCCCCACTTATTTACCCTTTGGTACCCGTTCTGGTGGTGCAGGTGTAGCGTTAGCAATTGAGCTTCCAGTGgcacgaatttgttaataaattaagaaataattgtttcgAAATTAATGACAAACACAACGAATGATATGTGAGGACATTAGGCACCCCTAAATGACTGTGGTGTACGAAGCTCGCATGTTTGTGCAAAAAGTGAAACctaagtacccacttatttagCCATTGATACCAGTGAAGATCATTAAATAATTGTTTGGAAATTACGTAGAAGTCGAACACATTAGCCAAATTTAATTGTAACAGCATGACGGAAAACAGAATGTGCGTAAATGTTTAACAAGAAAACGTTCGCATCAGGGACTAACAAGTTTCCTTAGTATGTCGTCTATTTCGTTCGATGAAGTGGGGTTTTGTGGGATGATTTGGACGGACGACTTGGTTGTTGGGTATGTTGTCCTTGCATACAGGCCTTCTAGATATGAATTCAGCTCAATTTGTTTGACATGAACGATGTCGGATGGATCCAATAGCAAATGTTGAAAGCAAAGCAAGGCTAGGTAAGGTGGGTGACAATGATGTCGAATGTAAATTATGgttattcttttctttcaattgtGAATAGGTAACCTTCATTGATATTGAAATAAGTGCATACAGTACGTTACAAAACATaactaatatttatgttaaCTAATGCTTGAAATACAAACATAACGTTAATTTGTAAACGCTCATCAATCTTCCATGGGGgttgttgttttattattagAGCCAGAAGGACAAGCCTTTTCAGATGGACCAacatctttgtttttgttgttgttttgggcACATGGGTTGGGTCGAATCACAGGTCTTGATGAAGCGTTAAGTAGTTCCTCAGTTGGAGGACCTATGTCAGCTTTGAAGACCTACACATTGGTTAAAGTCAATTTAACAATACGACGCCCGTAcgtaaacaacaaaataattaggATTTAGTTATGAGTTGGCGATATTACCTTCACAACGTTCCGGACTGTTATATTCAAATAGTAAATCCTGCCAAAAGGACTCAATGCACCAACCTGTGCGTAAAGACATGTATAACATTTTAAAGCAACGAATAAGTGAATGTCATGCATGATTCTTAAAGGTTATAATTAGAAGTTGTAGTTGGTTTACACTTTGCAATAATAACACAGCACCAACTCCTATATCCGGCCCAAACTCTGGATGCAGAAGGACTTTGTTGTGAACCGAAGCAGACAATGAGGTATTTTGATCCTGTTAGGAAGGAATACCGAAAAAGTTAACATACCACGCTTTTAACAAAGTTAACAATGTAGACAGTGTGGCAGTTCAATCCTGTTAGTGATTGACCTTGACAACAATTTTCATGTCACCCAATCCATTTGGGTTGCACTCTTTAACAATGCATGCTACAAATGGAAGCACATGCATTGACTTAACGCGTTCTAGTTGGGTGACGTTGTTAATGTTGCCATCTTGTACAAGTCCTGCAAACAATATCATACCATTCTTATTGAAAACATTCAACATTTAAACTATATAACCGTGTCCACTGATAATGAAAAAGTTGACCATGGTGTTTAATAAACTTCTCAGCCCATATCCAAGGATTAGATTTAAAATCTCGATCAAATGTTGCCTTTGCAATGTCATTAACAAATTCCTGTGTTGACTTTGGTTCATCTCTTTGCCTGTTTAGCATGGCCGCTTGTACATTTCCAGCAGGTCCTGGTATCAACGTTGCAGTTGAGTTGCACTTTTTTAAGAATGCTTTGAGGTAACTGTCGTCTATATCAAGTCCCTCCCATGGCTCCATTCTTTCAAACTGCATCGTTGAAAACGAATTAGGTTATGCATGGGCCAACGAAAAAACACAAAACTTGTAGTTAAAGGATAAGCAACTGTAC contains:
- the LOC108328619 gene encoding uncharacterized protein LOC108328619 is translated as MQFERMEPWEGLDIDDSYLKAFLKKCNSTATLIPGPAGNVQAAMLNRQRDEPKSTQEFVNDIAKATFDRDFKSNPWIWAEKFIKHHGLVQDGNINNVTQLERVKSMHVLPFVACIVKECNPNGLGDMKIVVKDQNTSLSASVHNKVLLHPEFGPDIGVGAVLLLQSVGALSPFGRIYYLNITVRNVVKVFKADIGPPTEELLNASSRPVIRPNPCAQNNNKNKDVGPSEKACPSGSNNKTTTPMED